The Arachis ipaensis cultivar K30076 chromosome B07, Araip1.1, whole genome shotgun sequence genome includes a window with the following:
- the LOC107608534 gene encoding cyclin-D3-3: protein MAPYHLQDALYCSEEEDELEQDEGSGKRVEGDMFWDDEELAWMLAREEQHTHTPLCFQLDSARRDAVEWILKVSSHYSFSPLTSLLAANYLHRFLFTFSSINNLNKPWITQLAAVASLSLAAKLEETHLPHLLDLQVEDCRYVFEAKTIKRMEILVLSTLRWKMNPVTPLSFLDYITRRLGLFNLNDFLTRSQSLLLSTLPDSRFMSYLPSVVATATMMHVLNSVEQRNQVVRILGTNKEKVDECLKLIWEQGKKKRKFGWVPDSPNGVMDVSFNSASDDSSNDSWPLLLANNNNNNVSSPEPKKNRTLLNPPNSSHFI from the exons ATGGCTCCCTACCATCTCCAAGACGCTCTATACTGCtcagaggaagaggatgaattaGAACAAGATGAGGGTTCCGGGAAGAGAGTAGAAGGGGATATGTTTTGGGATGATGAGGAGCTTGCGTGGATGCTGGCCAGGGAAGAACAACACACACACACCCCTCTCTGCTTCCAATTGGACTCTGCTCGCAGAGACGCGGTCGAGTGGATACTCAAAGTCAGCTCACATTACTCCTTCTCTCCTCTCACTTCTCTTCTTGCCGCCAACTACCTTCACAGGTTCCTCTTCACTTTCTCCTCCATTAACAATCTCAATAAGCCATGGATCACTCAGCTGGCTGCCGTCGCTTCTCTCTCACTCGCTGCCAAGCTTGAAGAGACTCATCTTCCCCACTTACTAGACCTCCAA GTGGAGGATTGCAGATACGTGTTCGAAGCCAAAACCATCAAGAGGATGGAGATTTTGGTGCTTTCAACTCTCCGATGGAAAATGAATCCCGTCACTCCTCTCTCTTTTCTCGACTATATCACGCGAAGACTTGGATTATTCAACTTGAACGACTTCCTCACCAGATCCCAATCCCTTCTTCTATCTACCCTTCCAG ATAGCAGGTTCATGAGTTACCTTCCTTCTGTGGTGGCAACTGCCACAATGATGCACGTGTTGAATAGCGTGGAGCAGCGAAACCAGGTGGTACGCATTCTTGGAACGAACAAAGAGAAGGTGGATGAATGCTTGAAGCTGATATGGGAACAGGGGAAGAAGAAACGCAAGTTTGGATGGGTTCCAGATAGTCCAAACGGCGTCATGGATGTGTCGTTTAACTCTGCCTCTGATGATAGCTCCAATGATTCATGGCCTCTACTACttgctaataataataacaacaatgttTCTTCACCGGAACCTAAGAAGAATAGGACTCTACTAAACCCTCCCAACTCATCCCATTTCATTTAG